From the genome of Seriola aureovittata isolate HTS-2021-v1 ecotype China chromosome 18, ASM2101889v1, whole genome shotgun sequence:
CTGGTTAAAACTACACAGCAACCACTTTATTTCTAAGATCAGCGTGCCACAACGGCTGCTGGTGTCCCGGTGTGGGGAGGCTCTGCAGAAAATCACCAGCACATCTGCCTGCCCTCGGAGACCATAGCTCTCGTGCTGCATCTTATAAGACTCATCTCATCCGCCCATGACTTCTTTACCCTTCTGCCCTCAGATGAATGAAGTTTCTACCCCAAGGCCACGACCACAATAAACTGTGCACTGAAAAACCGCCTGGCATAGACAAGACAATACTTATCCTCTGCAATAACAATTATGTGCAATACTTCTCTTGTGCAAtagctcccccccccccccccgtgcaaCATCCTCCTACTTTTTTTACATGGTTTTTGTGGGGGAGTTGTTTTTTTGGCGTATAGTTATAAAAAAAATCGTTCTTATTccgttttttttaacttattcttgtatttatatttatgctTCGTATTTTTAAGGTGCATTTCGTCGGACAAACCAGGTACAATgacaataatgacatttttccGTTGTAGATAAGATCACATTGACGAATTCTCATTTTTAaaccattcttttttttgtgaagtcACTGTAAAAGTCATGTCATTCATTCTGCTTTatgattcatttcctgtcatgaCATGAATCATTAAACTATTTTATTAAACCAGAACTGTTGAAGTCTGAAGGTAAAAACCAAATAAAGCTGATTTCAGTGGAAACCTTtgtcagagagggagaagaaatgtttttatttattatcctgagttttttgttgtttttcccacagctcacacttcctgtcagtcCTGTCCAAAGACACAGTTTGCACTCAAACTTCAAAGAAGCACAAAACCACAGTGACACAGCCCAGTGATGACGAGCTGTTTCTGCTACTTATGGTCACTCTTCCTTCCACTTTCTCATCCTTTATCTTTCATTTCGCCGTACAGGAAAATGACTGCTCCTCAAGTTCAAACAAATGGGAAAATTTCTACAGAGTGGACAAATTATATCCATTGATCTTAATATATGCTATATATTTGGTATTATACCAAAAATGTCACAAACTTTTCATTTGATTGAGCAGGAAAGTGATTACTTGTCATAcgaacataaaaacatttagtgaGTATTTTTCCAATATATTGACTTTATAAATCTAAGCTCACAAATGAACTTagtttttatggcattttaacAGTTATACACAATAATATTCTGTCACTGATGGACTGTTGTTTACAGTGTACCAGCAATGACCCACATTAAATGCATGAATCTACATTCATGAAATGTACAATAAGTGAAAAACAATCCTATAATAAAGATGAATATCGCCCTCTGGTGGGAAAAGCTGGTTTTCTTTCTAACATTTTCTATTACTTTCCCAGTTTCAACATAAAGTGCTTTTCACAAACCAgtaaaaagcacatttatagttttaatagtttctaattaacctgtttttttttcaggtttctGTTTTAGAGACATAAGAAACAGAAAGGGGAATTCTGGGATATGACGACTACAGGAAACTGATGTTATCTGCAGACGTTGAGGTCTTTGTGAGGGTTGAGCAGAGGGGAAGGATGTGCATCGTGCTTCCTATGTAAAAGACCTTACATAGtcatttctgtgtatttcaCAGTGAAttggtttcatgtttgtttttgtgcctgttCATGAATCAGTCTAGTAAATATTCTAAATATGTATTGGAAAAATTATATTGGTAACAATGAATTTGTGTTAACTCTCTTTGACCTTTTCTGTATCTTACAGTAAAGATAAGGTGTCAGACTTTCTGCtgcctgaaaacaacatgtttatttgttgtctGTGACCTCGAAATAGATGCTGCGATCTGTGACGTCACAGGCAGGAAATAGATAGCGCACATCTGGATCTTCATCTATGTGAATCGGAGGTCAGCACAGATGGTGGTTTCTTGACTAAGACGAAAACAAGACGCAGGTCACATCTGTGATCAGCTGGAtgttagataaataaataaataatagaaatatcCAGAGGCAGGAAGAGGCAAGTACAAATATTGAAATAGTGTCCTGAAGACAACATTTAGCTTTTATGTCACTTAGTGCGTACGTCTTAACTTTTCTGCGAACTTTCTAAAAggttaaagggttaaaataGGACAACCATCTGGTAAAATATctccatgtaaaaaaaaaaaaaattacttagaatattaaaatagatagaggaagtgaagagaaaagaaactgcTTGTGTTGAGACAAGCTTATCACTTGACACAGACATTTCCTCGCTCACCCAGTGGCCCCTTTCCGTTTATTACCTCGTCCCACGTCCCTCTGGGGATCACAGAGCTGGGACACAGATTCCTGATGGGCCTTGTAGTAAATACTGTGTGTGAGGCTGAATCATGAGAATATGGACATTTCAGGGGGCGAATATTTCAGTCCGCTGAAAGGAGGAATTTAagaagaaaagtagaaaaaaaaaaggtatagtGTGAATAGTTTATGGCAGACATACATGAACAAAAAGAATGTGGTTCAGCGCTGTCACCTTTgtatctcataaaaacagagacCCAAGTGTGGGGGCGTTTACTTCCCTGGTGCATGTTAAAACAAGAACCAAAGGAAACCCACATTTCTGTTCACCCTGCTGAAGATGTCAgttgtctgttttttccacaCTCACCCGGCTGCATGAGGGGGGAGGTGTTTGTGACTGAAATACTCCCACAGAGCGGCTGCAGACGGAGGTGACGCTGAGCAGCGCTGAGATGTGGAGCTGAGAAACACCGGAGAGGAGCCGAGCTCAGAGCCGTTCAACCGACAGAAAAGATGGGGAAACTaaatctcttttttctccttttggtTCTCGGTGTAAGTGGCGCACTTCAGGAGGAAGGTAAGAGATGCTCATTAAAGTTTAGTTTGAGATGTGattatatttctttaataatattttcatatcaTCTATGTATCATATCAGATCTTCTGTGTTTGGGTTGATTTGTTCACTGATGTCTTCATCACTTACCTTAAAGGCGAGCTATGACTTGTAGAGTAgtttcacactcactcactcactgtaaCACCAACTTTCACATCATGGCTTGTGTAATATCATTATGATTCAAAATGGTTCTTTATCAggattagagctgaaacaattcaattcattgattaaacaaaccattaaaattagcagaaaaaactgttttgacaagttattaattatttcccttttttgaATTCAgtattaaattaaatctttgggttttggattcTTGCTCAGACAAAACACGTCTTTTGAAGGTGTTTCCTTGTTCTTCGGGGAGTGTTATTTCACTTATTCTGACATTAACTGAAGGATTCATCTCAGTTTAATCTGTTAGTTTGTGCCCTAATCTTCGTCTGATGTCTCGATTTTCAGGATATTGTTTATTGATGATGACAGttgaattttgttttgatgaaatgtgtttaaatacaaTGAATATCATAACTATCATgaacttttgtgttttcattgcagATAATAACAGGAAAAGACCTGCGGATGTCTTTCCTGTGCCCAGAGTATTTAAAGGGGATCCAGTCTATCCGACATTCTCCTCGAATGGGACTCAAGCTCCCAATTCATCTCATTACCGTCCAGAACTGCGGTTACTAAGCAACGGCACAGCAGAGTACCTCGACGGCCCTCTCAGCACCCGGGTCATCcccattatttatattttggtggtTACTGTCGGGGTCCCGGCCAACCTTGCCATCTTGTGCTCGCTGGCCTCTAAAATTAGGAAAGTGTCCTCTGCCATCCTGTACTGCAGCCTGGCTGTCTCcgacctcttcctcctcttctccctcttcttcaaGGCTCACTACCATCTCCATGGAAACCACTGGGTTCTCGGAGAGGCTGCCTGTCGAGTGGTCACGGCCTGTTTCTATGGCAACCTCTACTGCTCGGCCCAGACGCTGGCCTGCATCAGCATCAAGCGCTACCTGGCTGTAGTGCACCCGTTCATGTACAAAACGCTCCCCAAGAGGATGTGCACCGCCTGGGTGACTCTGGCCCTGTGGTTGGTGTTCGGAGCCGCCATCGTCCCCGAGCTCCTCATCCAGCAGAGCTATAGGCTCCAGGGGCAGGAGCGCATCACCTGCCATGACGTACTGCCTCTGGACCATGACTCCCATATGTTCCTGCTCTACTACAACCTGATCCTGACCCTCTTCGGCCTCCTGGTGCCGCTGGTGGTCACTGTTGTGTGCTACGCCCGAATCATCTGCGAGCTCAACCAATCCCACCTCGACTGGGCGATGTACATCAAGGCGAGCTCGCTGGTGTTCGTGATCTTCCTGGTGTGTTTTCTCCCCGCCGGGATCCTACACTTCCTCCATTACGTGCAGCTGTTCGTGGACGGAACAGAGAGTTTGTACATGTACTTTAAGGTGGCGGTGTGTTTGTGCTGCCTCCACTCCTGCCTGGaccctttcctctttctcctcatgtCCAAGTCTGCAGGCTCCAGGAAATACCTGAGGGGCTTTAAGGGCATATCCCTCAGCTTATCCGTCTAAGAGAGACCCGCTGTACATGTTACCAAGACCTGGctttgatttatattttgtagCTGATGAGGAAGGCAGATGTTCTCTGTGGCTGGAAtccaaagagaaagaaaaaggatctGTGTTGTATTTATACTGTAGTAAACAAGCAATGTTTTTCCTGTAAATagaattattgtttttaatacagaaaatatagTTTTTTCATGTGTGAGTCTGTCTGTGACAGAGATAGAAGCGAGAATTATAAATACGTGTATATATGAAAGATATGATGTATTAATTTTAAAGTAACAGACATGAGAGTTCAtggtttaaaggagctatttgaagttttgctattgctgcatagccaacattagcattagcagcagtTTACTTACCAGGGGTGTTTATGCTTGAAATCTATAGCTGGCCAAAAGCCATGTGAAACAGTCAGAAAATGAGCAGCATAGCAGATGTGTTTATTCCTGTAATCATGTATGGAGCCATGATGTCtgtacattaaaatgtaaacttgattttgtatctttgtattatttattaagatgttttatattgttttagaTATCGCTGAAGCCAAATTCATTTGAATCCCTGTTCCTACTGCCAAGCTATATGTACATTTTCTACAACGTAGAGCTTCACTATATAGAATAGCTGTAGATCTAATCTTTGTTTATCTTACGGTTTGAACAACTCAGGAAGATAATTACCCGCCCCCCCCAATTACGCCTTCCTCATAGTTAGCATTTCCTGCACAGCATGTGACAGGTCTGTGGCTGACataacacccccacccccactcacTGTATTACTGTACTATATTAGGTACATGCAACAAAGGAATCCGGTAgttcctccctctgctctcacaCAGCCTCAGCTCATCATGCCATTAATTCCACGAGATGTGGTAAGCTTTACTTTGTAATTCTGCCCACAGTCAGCAACAACACTCAGAGAGGCTGTGGGAGTCAGACCATGATTGACTGGTATTAAGGGCCCAATGTGTGTCAAGAAAAAAGTCCCCACACCATTAAACCACCACCACCGACCTCGACTGTTGACGCAAAGTAGGTCGGGTCCATTTCTGAGTATTGTATTATAGTATTAGATGAATTCTAATGAACTTTCGCtctgacattcatggtccctAGATGAGGAACCCTACTGACTTTAGCGATGCCCTGACATTTTCTCTTGCACCACCATGAGGGTCgacatttgtagttttgagtgaaatgtctcaacagctactggatggattgtcattaagttttgcacagacattcatgttcccctcaggatgaattgtgataactttggtgatcccctcaCTTCTCACCTGACGGCATCATCAAGTCAAAACGTTTAGCATtcagcacagcctcacagagctgagaATGTGTCTGTAGACTCTTAGTTAACTGAGAAAAGAATCTGTTACCCTGAGGTGCTGTGATTACTCAATCTTTTCATGGGTTGGGGCCTGGGAAAAACACTTTTCTCAGAACTAGTTGTGTCAAGATTGGGTTTGGTCTGAAACCAAAAGCACATGTTGGCCAACAGTAGATTCCAACAGTTCAGGGCGGTTGCTTTGAATGCTTGAGCTGTCTAACTCCATACTACTTAATATTTATGACAACAGAGGCTCCAAGTATCTCAGAGACCCTTTGTAGGTTTTGGGTAATTAATGCCACCAGACTGGAGCCGGTCTGGCTGAGTTGTACTTGCAAAgatttaaaaggagctatttgtaagttttgctattgctacatagctaacattagcatcaacagctgtttacttaccagtcttgcccTGAGCTTCAGCCATTCTTgcttttacaagacaagaggttgtaATACATCCCCTGAGCAGCgctgcttcttcagggcagcctaGATGCTACAGTGagtcggtatcggaaagtgacaaggcGAGCCGCCCggactggggctagctggttagcatgctaacttcagaatgagaaaagaagtgatagaaataggaGCAAAACAAAtgggttgctttccacctctggataCAGCTCtcagtgagtaaaggaatgaagtttgatgctgaactcatgtttcttctagactggtaagtaaacagctgttgctaatgttagccatgtagcaatagcagaactTGCATATAGCTCCTGCATGTACCTACCTACCTCCAATGTTGGTTCTCTTGGTGTGATCTGATGACAATATAGATTATCTATTGTGCTGGTTTATTAGTCACTTGGCTGCTCACAGCACGCTGTCCACACCGACACGTCACCTGCTGATCTGTGGGCGATCCTGTGAAAAATTAAGCCCACAGTAGTTTTGTCGTTCTTGTTATTCTCTTTATAACTCAAGTTCCTTTAGACCTTCTAGGTTTAAGCTCTTGtggtactgtatatattttgtatgcATAGGAAAATACATAAGCAATGCATGCCAGTCATGTTTCTATGACAGgttcattttttaattgaatataaatctatataaaAGTTTACTCATTGGATGTTATGTAGTTTGCTGTATCACATGACGATGAAGCGATAATACGAAtcttaatttctttattttgttggtAAAATTACATATTGTCCTACTTTTTACTTTCTTCAGATGATTGTTTCTGACCAACTTTACTGCTAAAACAAAAGATTTGTTTCAGAATACGTAGCTTTTGAAGGAAGAAACAAGTTTTCCTCTTAAAAATTAACATCCGAATTCATAAACAATAAATCGCCGTTgttcttttgatgtttttcattttacatcaatgTTTGTAagttcattttatgttttttcaggTGATGCACTCtgtgctacatttcttgtatgaaaggtgctatacaaataaagtttattattattattgttattattatcattaatacaCTGAGGGGTTTTAATACTGCTGCCGTACTTGGTATAATACGGCTAGTAACTTGTAGTGGCTAAGTTATCTTATGCGAGTGAACATTATTCACCATTATCCTGTAACTGatctattgttttgttttcattcggCCCCTCTGAATGAACATCTAATTCCCCCACGTCCCCCTGTGGTTTAACAAGGATTGTGACCAGCGCTGATATCGCACGATTGAATCTTAATGACTTTTCCTCCCACACAGCTtcaaacaaacaccaacaccCACCAGGAAGCCATCATAAATTTATCAAGATGTTAGTCATAAAATAAGGCTCCATAACAGACAACCTGATCGGGTGAAAGCTGTATAAATGGCGCCATCTGCTGGTGTAAGTTGTTGCAGCCACATCTGGttacactgaacacactgaacaaaagcctgacagcttttcaaatgaaattctTTATTCAATATGTAGACACCAGAGGAATCCACCTTAACACTGCATTCACTTGAGCCTTTTcttatcaaaataaatcatatcaAGGACAGGTAATTGCTTTTACACACACCTCCACATATCGTTCGATAGCAGAGGTTTTCAAATCTGAGAGTCACAATGTTGCTGCTTCAGTGACTTTACGATAACGATTAAATCAAACAGGAAACCTCCCATAAAAGCAGATTTGACCACCCCTGCTACACAACACCTTGTAGAACAGACAGTCATCTCAACCACTGGCATGCCCTTTCACAATGACCTAGAAGTCAACTCGGTATAATGAACACCTGTCCACGACAAATCTGACAACACACGAGAATGATACATTCACCTTTGACCCGGGGGACTCGCACGTCTGCTTCCTCCCGCAGAGGAGCGGCGAAGACAccgaaacaaacaaacaaacaaaaaaaaagcacacacacaacagaggaaCTTCAGTAACAAACAtgcaggatttcttttttttggaaacagtgAGTTTGTTCAGCACAGGTGGTGGTGGCGTTGGGAGGAGGGGGGCGGTACAGACAAGCTGACAGACAAAGCATCGGACATATTCATCAGGAAACCCGAGTAATATCTTCAAAGAGTTGCATTTCAGTCAGAAAAATGAAGCCTTCAAAGGAAATCGCTAAATGTAGGAgaactcatttgtttttccagagaagaagaaatacaaTAGAAGCAACAGAACGCCACGTATGTTGACGCTAATTATCAttgggaaaagaaaatgagtgaaaCAGTACTGCACTTTTGTGTTAATTGACTTTTTGTTGTACAACTGAACAaacccagagagagaaaacatgtcaCAGGATTTTACTTTACAAATTACCTAATGCATTTTAACATCGATGCATTGACATTGTAGCAGCAAGTACCATTCATAAGAGGTTTTAAAGGGTCTGTTcacccaaataaaaaaaacacatattttcttatttagtAATTATctagccatgcagatagttttagTTAAATTTGCCCAAAAGTCCCTCTGTAAGGTCTCTGCCTGTGTCTCAGTACAATGGAGATGAATGAAGTTTTGTGTTTGGCGctcacagcactgaaaaatgtaatgtaataaaaacataattgagggcgtggccgctttcagtgacaggtgggtgagcgtatgcttgccacaaaccagcatgcaccgaagtcttgGCTCCTCACACGGCCCCTCCTCccttttttggattagccaggaggTAGaaggcggagtcaggcactgccaagatgccGATGGCGCAGCAGCTccaaaaccgctcttcagaaacctgtgggtgacgtcacagaagCTCC
Proteins encoded in this window:
- the LOC130186029 gene encoding proteinase-activated receptor 3, with translation MGKLNLFFLLLVLGVSGALQEEDNNRKRPADVFPVPRVFKGDPVYPTFSSNGTQAPNSSHYRPELRLLSNGTAEYLDGPLSTRVIPIIYILVVTVGVPANLAILCSLASKIRKVSSAILYCSLAVSDLFLLFSLFFKAHYHLHGNHWVLGEAACRVVTACFYGNLYCSAQTLACISIKRYLAVVHPFMYKTLPKRMCTAWVTLALWLVFGAAIVPELLIQQSYRLQGQERITCHDVLPLDHDSHMFLLYYNLILTLFGLLVPLVVTVVCYARIICELNQSHLDWAMYIKASSLVFVIFLVCFLPAGILHFLHYVQLFVDGTESLYMYFKVAVCLCCLHSCLDPFLFLLMSKSAGSRKYLRGFKGISLSLSV